The following proteins come from a genomic window of Bacillota bacterium:
- a CDS encoding GTPase Era yields MTVFKSGFAAVIGRPNVGKSTLLNSLLDQKISIVSDKPQTTRNTIQAILTRSDAQIVFLDTPGIHRPLHKLGEYMVKSAKAALEEVDVICFMVEVTGWRKADEEIIAELGKIDTPVFLVINKVDLVSDEEQANFLRMVENKYDFAEIFVLSALERTGLNQFVETLVSYLPEGPKYYPDDWVTDHPERFVMAEFIREQILHNTEEEIPHSVAVDIDEVKADPEKDLVLVRATIYVERDSQKGIIIGKRGSMLKKIGIGAREHIETLLGSQVYLDLWVKVKKDWRNKSGSLSEFGYQ; encoded by the coding sequence ATGACAGTATTTAAGTCGGGATTTGCCGCGGTAATCGGTCGTCCTAACGTGGGAAAATCCACTCTTTTAAACAGTCTGCTGGATCAAAAGATTTCGATCGTATCAGACAAGCCGCAGACTACCCGCAATACAATCCAGGCCATTCTTACGCGTTCAGACGCGCAGATCGTATTTTTAGATACACCGGGGATCCATCGGCCTTTACATAAACTAGGGGAGTACATGGTAAAGTCAGCCAAGGCCGCGTTGGAAGAGGTTGATGTTATTTGCTTCATGGTTGAAGTTACCGGCTGGCGAAAGGCTGATGAAGAAATCATCGCTGAGCTGGGAAAAATTGATACTCCAGTTTTTCTGGTGATCAATAAAGTGGATTTAGTCAGTGATGAGGAACAGGCAAACTTCCTTCGGATGGTGGAGAATAAGTATGATTTTGCTGAGATTTTTGTCCTATCTGCTCTGGAAAGAACGGGACTGAACCAATTTGTTGAAACACTCGTTTCTTATCTTCCAGAAGGTCCTAAATATTATCCCGATGACTGGGTAACCGATCATCCGGAGCGATTTGTAATGGCTGAGTTTATTAGGGAGCAGATTCTTCACAATACAGAAGAAGAGATTCCCCATTCAGTTGCGGTTGATATTGATGAGGTGAAAGCCGACCCAGAAAAAGATCTTGTGCTAGTTCGTGCCACAATCTATGTGGAGCGGGACTCTCAAAAAGGGATTATTATTGGCAAGCGCGGCTCGATGCTGAAGAAAATCGGTATTGGAGCTAGGGAGCACATTGAAACCCTGTTAGGATCCCAAGTTTATTTGGACCTTTGGGTTAAGGTAAAGAAGGATTGGAGAAATAAATCCGGTTCTTTATCTGAGTTTGGGTATCAATAA
- the tgt gene encoding tRNA guanosine(34) transglycosylase Tgt: MAVEFSVIKTASDSPARLGLLKTTHGVIETPVFMPVGTQATVKTLTPLELKEIGADIILSNTYHLYLRPGSDLVREAGGLHQFMSWDRSILTDSGGFQVFSLGKLRKISEEGVEFRSHLDGSKHFISPEKSVEIQMDLGSDIAMVFDECAPYPAEYSYVKESTDLTYRWAKRCQARHDREDQSLFGIVQGGVFADLRRQSAKQLVDLDFPGYGIGGLSVGEPKPLMYEMLEEIIPIMPQEKPRYLMGVGSPDCLVEAVLRGVDMFDCVWPTRIARHGTVMTRQGHLTVRNQPFAKDFMPIEEGCSCYACQNFSRAYIRHLFKANEMLGPRLATIHNLTFLAQLMADMRQAIREDRMQEFRDQFFAEYAG; encoded by the coding sequence ATGGCAGTAGAGTTTTCAGTAATAAAAACCGCATCAGATTCACCGGCTCGCCTAGGTCTTTTAAAGACCACCCACGGAGTCATCGAAACACCAGTGTTTATGCCGGTCGGCACTCAGGCGACCGTTAAGACGCTCACTCCTCTGGAGCTGAAGGAAATCGGTGCTGATATTATCTTGAGCAATACTTATCACTTATATCTGCGTCCAGGCAGTGATTTGGTTAGGGAAGCCGGAGGTCTGCACCAGTTTATGAGCTGGGATCGGAGCATTCTGACAGACAGCGGCGGGTTTCAAGTCTTCAGCTTAGGTAAGTTAAGAAAAATCTCCGAGGAAGGAGTCGAATTCCGCTCCCACCTTGATGGCTCAAAGCATTTTATATCGCCGGAAAAATCCGTTGAAATTCAGATGGATTTGGGTTCAGATATTGCGATGGTCTTTGACGAATGCGCACCATATCCTGCGGAGTACAGTTATGTTAAAGAATCCACAGATTTGACTTACCGCTGGGCAAAACGCTGCCAAGCGCGGCATGACCGGGAAGATCAGTCGCTTTTTGGAATTGTTCAGGGTGGCGTTTTCGCCGATCTGCGCAGGCAGAGTGCCAAACAGCTGGTAGATCTGGATTTTCCCGGATACGGGATAGGAGGCTTAAGCGTCGGCGAACCAAAACCGTTGATGTATGAGATGCTTGAGGAGATTATACCGATCATGCCTCAGGAAAAACCTCGCTATTTGATGGGCGTGGGCTCACCTGATTGTTTGGTTGAAGCAGTTCTGCGGGGAGTCGATATGTTCGACTGTGTGTGGCCAACTAGAATCGCCAGACACGGTACAGTCATGACTCGTCAGGGACATTTGACAGTGCGGAACCAGCCTTTTGCAAAAGATTTTATGCCCATTGAAGAAGGCTGTTCCTGCTATGCCTGCCAAAATTTCAGCCGCGCGTATATTAGGCATTTATTCAAAGCGAATGAAATGCTGGGACCGCGTTTGGCAACAATCCACAACCTGACGTTTCTTGCGCAGCTCATGGCTGATATGCGGCAAGCGATTCGGGAAGACCGGATGCAGGAATTTCGCGATCAGTTTTTCGCAGAATATGCAGGATAA
- a CDS encoding GNAT family N-acetyltransferase, whose protein sequence is MKNMEYRFMQLKAADPVIIAQITAIEQDAFGIGGMNAWFLPPFIRHGRVYVILNQEEVVAVAEYMRDYDDPCHAYLFGFVVNRAYRRQGFGKKLMTKSLDCLAQEGFKSVSLTVDPNNIAALNLYRNLGFTQAEFLPNEYGKGEDRLVLTLQLADQEEVNNDSI, encoded by the coding sequence GTGAAAAATATGGAATATAGATTTATGCAGCTAAAAGCTGCAGATCCTGTCATAATTGCTCAGATTACAGCAATTGAGCAGGATGCCTTCGGTATTGGTGGGATGAATGCTTGGTTTTTGCCGCCTTTTATCCGCCACGGCCGAGTGTATGTGATACTTAATCAGGAAGAAGTTGTGGCTGTGGCCGAATACATGCGTGATTATGACGACCCCTGCCACGCATATTTGTTTGGCTTTGTTGTAAATAGGGCTTATCGCCGCCAGGGTTTTGGGAAAAAACTAATGACCAAGTCACTTGATTGTTTGGCACAGGAAGGTTTTAAATCCGTCAGCCTCACTGTCGATCCGAACAATATCGCTGCACTTAATCTCTACAGGAATCTAGGGTTTACACAAGCTGAGTTTTTGCCGAATGAGTACGGAAAAGGTGAGGATCGTTTGGTGCTAACACTCCAGTTAGCAGATCAGGAGGAGGTTAATAATGACAGTATTTAA
- the sigI gene encoding RNA polymerase sigma-I factor, with amino-acid sequence MAAKSAHDHQHEELSCLVIKAQNGDKLIREQLIKEYRPFYLRAASQVAKKYLVLGRDDEASIAMSAFDEAINAYNPKAGASFLSFAEIVIKRRMVDFFRRKARSREEIPLSALETEDTDDNIIRKIELKEAYGVIQVQQETEERREEIFRLNQLLSEYGVRFSELVKISPKHQDARDRALEVARILANDPELLKFLTQRKALPLKELEKVVKVSRKTLERQRKYIITLTLILVGEFHYLQEYLKRSV; translated from the coding sequence ATGGCAGCGAAGTCGGCTCATGATCATCAACATGAAGAATTAAGTTGCTTAGTAATCAAAGCTCAAAATGGAGATAAACTTATTAGAGAACAGCTGATAAAAGAATACCGTCCCTTTTATTTAAGAGCAGCTTCTCAGGTTGCCAAAAAATATCTAGTGCTGGGTCGGGATGACGAAGCAAGCATCGCAATGTCCGCTTTTGATGAGGCGATTAACGCCTACAATCCTAAAGCGGGAGCTTCATTTCTCAGTTTTGCGGAGATAGTTATTAAAAGACGAATGGTCGATTTTTTCCGCCGCAAAGCCAGAAGCAGAGAGGAGATTCCCCTGTCAGCGCTGGAAACCGAGGATACCGATGATAATATTATCCGGAAGATCGAACTGAAGGAAGCTTATGGGGTAATCCAGGTCCAGCAGGAAACAGAGGAAAGGCGAGAGGAAATTTTCCGACTGAATCAGCTGCTCAGCGAGTATGGGGTGAGATTTTCTGAGTTAGTGAAAATTTCTCCCAAACATCAGGATGCTCGGGATCGAGCTCTGGAGGTTGCCCGCATTTTAGCAAATGATCCGGAATTATTAAAATTTCTTACCCAGAGAAAAGCCCTGCCGCTGAAAGAACTGGAAAAAGTAGTTAAAGTCAGTCGTAAAACACTAGAGCGGCAGCGAAAATACATAATAACGCTTACATTGATCTTAGTCGGAGAATTCCACTATCTGCAGGAATACCTTAAGCGTTCTGTTTGA
- the queA gene encoding tRNA preQ1(34) S-adenosylmethionine ribosyltransferase-isomerase QueA, producing the protein MKVSDFNYELPDELIAQKPVEPRDSSRLMVVDTGSGSIEHHHFYNLPQFLRPNDVLVINESRVLPARLFGAREDTQGRVEVLLLHPVGEKRWEVLVKPGRRCRVGTRIVIADSLSATVVSETNVGGRIVEFEYVGDFEAILESLGETPLPPYIKAKLEDKERYQTIYAKEKGSAAAPTAGLHFTPALLEEIKQMGVKIVPLILHVGLGTFRPVKSEHVEEHRMHSEYYRLSKESAAVINQRRAEGGRVIAVGTTVVRTLETLAESGKVKAGSGWTDIFIYPGYQFEVVDGIITNFHLPQSSLLMLVSAFAGSDLIKEAYKTAVQNRYRFFSFGDAMLLADNKE; encoded by the coding sequence ATGAAGGTTTCGGATTTTAACTATGAACTACCGGATGAACTAATAGCTCAAAAGCCAGTGGAACCACGAGACAGCTCCCGTCTGATGGTGGTTGACACCGGAAGCGGGTCCATTGAGCATCATCATTTTTATAATCTGCCTCAATTTTTAAGACCAAACGATGTATTGGTCATCAATGAATCACGAGTCCTGCCGGCCCGTTTGTTTGGTGCACGCGAAGATACCCAGGGAAGAGTGGAAGTTTTGCTGCTGCACCCTGTCGGCGAGAAGCGCTGGGAGGTTTTAGTTAAGCCGGGTAGGCGCTGCAGAGTCGGAACGAGAATAGTTATTGCTGACAGTCTCAGCGCCACAGTGGTGAGTGAAACAAATGTTGGAGGCAGAATTGTTGAGTTTGAATATGTAGGCGATTTTGAAGCCATTTTAGAAAGCTTGGGGGAAACACCTCTGCCGCCCTATATTAAGGCGAAACTAGAAGATAAAGAGCGCTATCAGACTATCTATGCCAAGGAAAAAGGATCAGCCGCGGCGCCTACTGCGGGACTTCATTTTACACCGGCTCTGCTCGAGGAGATTAAGCAGATGGGCGTGAAGATTGTTCCGCTGATTCTTCATGTGGGTTTAGGAACCTTCCGTCCGGTTAAGTCAGAGCATGTGGAGGAACACCGCATGCATTCCGAGTACTACCGATTGAGCAAGGAAAGCGCGGCGGTAATTAATCAGCGCAGGGCAGAAGGTGGGCGGGTGATCGCTGTCGGAACCACGGTGGTGCGCACCCTAGAGACACTGGCTGAGTCAGGAAAAGTAAAAGCAGGTTCAGGCTGGACCGATATCTTTATCTATCCGGGTTACCAATTTGAGGTTGTCGATGGAATTATCACGAATTTTCATCTGCCGCAGTCAAGTCTCTTGATGCTGGTGTCAGCCTTTGCAGGCAGTGATTTAATCAAGGAAGCATATAAAACAGCGGTTCAGAATCGCTATCGTTTCTTTAGTTTTGGGGATGCGATGCTGTTAGCAGATAACAAGGAGTAG
- the yajC gene encoding preprotein translocase subunit YajC: protein MFLEAQTPGAGGLLGLLMPFVIMLVVVYFFMIRPQQAQQKERQAMLDALKKGDRIITIGGIHGEITKLSEDTVTIRVADKTEIVISKSGVGSVKN from the coding sequence ATGTTCCTTGAAGCTCAGACACCTGGAGCAGGTGGTTTATTAGGGTTATTGATGCCGTTTGTCATCATGCTGGTTGTTGTCTACTTCTTTATGATTCGTCCACAGCAGGCCCAACAAAAAGAACGCCAGGCAATGCTGGATGCATTGAAGAAGGGTGATCGAATCATAACAATTGGCGGCATTCACGGTGAAATAACCAAGCTGTCGGAGGATACCGTAACAATTCGAGTTGCTGACAAAACAGAAATTGTTATCAGCAAGTCGGGTGTAGGTTCGGTGAAGAACTAG
- a CDS encoding AarF/ABC1/UbiB kinase family protein, with amino-acid sequence MPLALNRRYRHLKRYRQIGEVLLRHGFGYLIQQSGIAALRPRFRRLKAAKDKSKEDVSIGARLRLVLEQLGPTFIKFGQLMSTRPDIVPPDILKELEKLQDNVAPVRFEQIKEQVEQALGQPIEELFSSFSTQPLAAASIGQVHRARLLDGTEVVVKVRRPGVESIIATDLEIIYRLAHTFADRVDDQFIDVFELVDYFAKMIRRELDYTREGRNIDRFNLKFSGNPNVVIPTVFWDYTTDRVLTMNYIEGITLRELPSRDNSSIDTARIADIAVQALVQQIFEFGIFHGDPHPGNLLVTEGGSLVFLDFGIIGRIDPQTMEQLAKLVVAITKRDIEEILKVFEALGALTEQPSRDMYLDLSELIDDYYDKTLKELNFSRIAEDLLWFIRSHPLKMPIDLTLLLKALVTVEGIGTRLVPDFNVIEAMEPFARAWAKEHYTVGRLAKVGTDAAKEWVKTAAKLPIELESALNTINRGDLEINFQHRGLERLINRLDIVSNRLTAGMIIGALIVGSSFVLTTDRGPRILNLPLIGLLGFLLAGMIGIWLLISILRSGRY; translated from the coding sequence ATGCCTTTAGCATTAAACCGGCGCTATCGACATTTAAAAAGATACCGCCAGATCGGGGAGGTGCTTCTGCGCCATGGCTTTGGTTATCTGATCCAGCAGAGTGGGATAGCTGCGCTGAGACCTCGATTTAGACGACTAAAGGCAGCCAAGGATAAAAGCAAAGAAGATGTGTCGATTGGTGCGCGGCTGCGGTTGGTGTTGGAACAGTTAGGTCCTACATTCATTAAATTTGGACAGTTAATGAGCACCCGTCCTGACATCGTGCCTCCGGATATCCTCAAAGAACTTGAAAAACTGCAGGATAATGTGGCACCGGTGCGCTTTGAGCAGATTAAAGAGCAGGTTGAACAGGCACTGGGGCAGCCTATCGAGGAACTGTTCAGCAGCTTTTCAACCCAGCCGCTGGCCGCAGCTTCGATTGGACAAGTACATCGGGCACGCCTTTTAGATGGTACCGAAGTTGTCGTTAAAGTGAGGCGTCCCGGGGTTGAGTCAATTATTGCCACCGATTTAGAGATCATTTATCGATTGGCTCACACTTTTGCAGATCGGGTTGATGATCAGTTTATTGATGTATTTGAGCTGGTGGATTATTTTGCTAAAATGATTCGGCGGGAACTGGATTATACCAGAGAAGGAAGGAATATTGATCGGTTTAATCTTAAATTCAGCGGAAATCCGAATGTAGTCATTCCGACCGTTTTTTGGGATTATACCACGGATCGTGTGCTGACCATGAATTATATTGAGGGGATTACCCTGCGAGAACTGCCATCTCGTGATAACAGCAGCATAGATACTGCTCGAATAGCCGATATTGCGGTACAGGCTCTGGTTCAGCAGATCTTTGAATTTGGAATTTTTCATGGTGATCCTCACCCGGGTAATTTACTCGTAACCGAGGGAGGCTCGCTGGTATTTCTTGATTTTGGGATCATCGGGCGGATTGATCCCCAGACAATGGAACAGCTGGCTAAATTGGTTGTTGCCATTACCAAGCGCGACATCGAAGAGATTTTGAAGGTGTTCGAGGCTTTAGGCGCTCTCACCGAACAGCCATCACGAGATATGTATCTCGATTTGAGTGAATTGATCGACGATTATTATGATAAAACCTTGAAGGAGCTGAATTTCAGCCGTATCGCCGAAGATCTGCTCTGGTTTATCAGGTCGCATCCACTGAAAATGCCGATCGATTTAACTCTGCTCCTTAAAGCGCTGGTAACTGTAGAAGGGATAGGCACCAGATTGGTTCCTGATTTTAATGTAATTGAAGCGATGGAGCCTTTTGCGAGGGCGTGGGCAAAAGAGCATTATACTGTCGGTAGACTCGCAAAAGTAGGAACCGATGCGGCGAAGGAGTGGGTGAAAACAGCAGCCAAACTGCCGATTGAGCTTGAATCTGCGCTCAACACAATCAATCGCGGTGACTTAGAGATAAATTTCCAACATAGAGGATTAGAGCGTCTGATTAACCGCTTGGACATAGTCTCCAATCGGCTGACCGCGGGTATGATTATTGGCGCCCTGATCGTGGGCTCATCATTTGTGTTAACAACAGACCGGGGACCGAGAATTCTCAATCTACCCCTTATCGGCTTGTTGGGTTTCCTGCTGGCAGGGATGATCGGAATCTGGCTGCTGATCTCCATACTACGCTCAGGTCGCTATTAA
- a CDS encoding anti-sigma factor domain-containing protein, with product MKQGKGIVVEVAGSDHVIVMTSRGEFLRVPFSKPVCVGQEIQYTIKRPPFYLKWTIAAVLLLALVGSAGQITSIPGGTTPEFFVTLDINPSIELAINRGQRVVHAEGLNEEGRDLVGKINLVGTTFKQAVEAIETQAESEGYLKPGENEIVITIAQNGVENYEQVSLVESNSAAEDEQEIESVIKETLAGAYRVQMWRVPAEAREKVRETGLTPAKYIAVYVDLDSASLPESETSGASTAQVTATIERNGDHHYFEFEITRPVFPSSQFIRTSKE from the coding sequence ATGAAACAGGGGAAAGGGATTGTCGTTGAGGTGGCAGGCAGCGACCATGTCATCGTCATGACTTCCCGGGGGGAATTTCTGCGCGTACCTTTCAGCAAGCCAGTGTGCGTGGGACAAGAAATCCAGTATACTATCAAAAGACCTCCTTTTTATCTTAAATGGACTATTGCTGCAGTTTTGTTGCTGGCATTAGTAGGTTCAGCGGGACAGATTACCAGCATTCCCGGGGGAACTACTCCCGAGTTTTTTGTGACGCTGGATATTAATCCCAGTATTGAGCTAGCCATCAACAGAGGGCAGCGGGTTGTGCATGCTGAAGGTTTGAATGAGGAAGGCAGAGACTTGGTTGGCAAAATAAACCTGGTTGGAACCACATTCAAACAAGCAGTAGAAGCAATCGAAACACAGGCAGAATCAGAAGGTTACCTTAAGCCGGGAGAAAATGAGATTGTAATTACAATTGCTCAAAATGGAGTAGAGAACTATGAGCAGGTTAGTCTCGTCGAATCCAACAGCGCAGCAGAAGATGAGCAGGAGATTGAGAGTGTGATCAAGGAAACCCTGGCGGGCGCTTACCGCGTTCAGATGTGGAGGGTTCCTGCCGAGGCAAGGGAAAAAGTTCGGGAAACCGGATTGACTCCAGCAAAGTACATTGCCGTATATGTTGATTTAGACAGCGCCAGTCTTCCTGAATCAGAAACATCTGGAGCAAGTACTGCGCAGGTCACAGCAACAATTGAGCGCAATGGTGACCATCATTACTTTGAGTTTGAGATTACCAGACCAGTTTTCCCGTCAAGCCAATTTATACGTACCAGCAAGGAGTAG
- a CDS encoding cytidine deaminase, which yields MKYRELVDQAIQALTNAYAPYSKFKVGAALLAASGRVYLGCNIENAAYSPTNCAERTAIFKAVSEGERKFKALAVAADTDEVITPCGVCRQVLAEFFDDEVVILLANLNGQVVQTKLSELLPGAFTGEKYGI from the coding sequence ATCAAGTATCGCGAGTTAGTTGATCAAGCAATACAAGCTCTCACCAACGCATATGCGCCGTACTCCAAATTTAAGGTGGGGGCTGCCCTGCTCGCGGCCAGCGGTAGAGTTTATCTTGGCTGCAATATTGAGAATGCAGCTTACAGTCCTACAAACTGCGCGGAGCGAACAGCTATTTTTAAAGCTGTTTCTGAAGGAGAACGCAAGTTTAAAGCTCTTGCTGTAGCGGCGGATACAGATGAAGTGATTACACCGTGCGGTGTATGCCGTCAGGTGTTGGCTGAGTTTTTTGATGACGAAGTAGTGATCTTATTGGCTAATTTAAATGGACAAGTTGTACAGACTAAACTATCGGAACTGCTCCCAGGAGCTTTCACAGGTGAAAAATATGGAATATAG